In Topomyia yanbarensis strain Yona2022 chromosome 2, ASM3024719v1, whole genome shotgun sequence, one DNA window encodes the following:
- the LOC131685129 gene encoding presenilins-associated rhomboid-like protein, mitochondrial has protein sequence MALRLAMNCREIPALLRSSLLSTSQRQLLNPSKFSQQTNTVRYNRLGRNTRTESFAPRQTIVPTEVQGLVIGSGHIDPSKIWKSFVFTVAFSTGSFIGVTIWEYETIRSRAMNALRNKLNLHWFKDRVKAGRQEVNQWRKDVDNWWYTLSPGERVFIPICALNVLVYGLWRIPVLQPTMVKYFASNPAAKAVCWPMVLSTFSHYSLFHIAANMYVLHSFSHGAVAALGREQFLGLYLSAGVIASFASHVFKTVMRQPGLSLGASGAIMAILAYVCFQYPDTQLSILFLPMYTFSAGAAIKVIMGIDLAGVLLGWKIFDHAAHLGGALFGLFWAYHGSQRVWPLREHFVGYWHELRGPPKK, from the exons ATGGCGCTACGATTGGCGATGAATTGCAGAGAAATTCCTGCCTTATTAAG ATCCTCTTTACTCTCGACCAGTCAGCGCCAGTTGCTTAATCCTTCCAAGTTTAGTCAGCAGACAAACACTGTTCGTTACAATCGTCTTGGACGGAATACTCGTACTGAATCGTTTGCTCCCCGTCAAACGATCGTTCCTACCGAGGTGCAAGGACTCGTTATCGGTTCCGGCCACATCGATCCCTCGAAGATATGGAAGTCGTTCGTATTTACGGTTGCATTCAGTACCGGAAGTTTCATCGGTGTAACGATATGGGAGTACGAAACGATCCGATCGCGAGCAATGAATGCATTGCGAAACAAATTAAATCTCCATTGGTTCAAAGATCGGGTGAAGGCTGGTCGGCAGGAGGTAAACCAGTGGCGTAAAGATGTTGATAATTGGTGGTATACGCTGTCGCCTGGGGAGCGAGTATTTATACCGATCTGTGCATTAAATGTGCTGGTTTACGGACTTTGGAGGATACCCGTGCTGCAGCCGACAATGGTCAAATATTTTGCATCGAATCCGGCGGCAA AGGCAGTTTGTTGGCCAATGGTTCTTTCTACCTTCAGCCACTATTCGCTATTCCATATTGCCGCTAACATGTACGTGTTGCACAGTTTCAGCCACGGTGCAGTGGCCGCTCTTGGACGGGAACAGTTCCTCGGTTTGTACCTGAGCGCCGGAGTGATTGCCTCATTCGCTAGTCACGTGTTCAAAACGGTAATGCGGCAACCGGGGTTATCGTTGGGAGCATCTGGTGCTATAATGGCCATTTTAGCCTATGTTTGCTTCCAGTATCCGGACACACAGCTTAGCATTCTGTTTTTACCAATGTACACGTTTTCGGCGGGAGCG GCCATCAAAGTTATAATGGGGATCGATTTGGCCGGAGTACTGCTCGGTTGGAAGATTTTCGACCACGCAGCGCATCTGGGTGGAGCACTGTTTGGATTGTTTTGGGCATACCACGGAAGTCAGCGGGTGTGGCCTCTGAGAGAACACTTCGTTGGCTATTGGCACGAGCTAAGGGGGCCTCCGAAAAAGTGA